From the Deltaproteobacteria bacterium genome, the window TTTTCCGGATATCTTGAGCGTTGAATTCACCGCAAAGATGGAGGAGGAGCTGGACGAAGTCGAAGAGGGGCGTCGTTCCTATCTTCAGGCGATCACCGATTTCTATGGTCCGTTCAGCAAGACGCTTATTTCTGCCAAGGAGAACATGAAAAATGTCAAGAGGCAGGAGATTGCTACCGAACTGGTATGTGACAAGTGCGGCAACCCGATGGTGATCAAGTGGGGACGACGGGGAGAATTTATCGCTTGCACCAACTACCCGGCCTGCAAGAACACGAGGGAGTTTGAACGGAAGGATGACGGAAAGATAAAACTCTCCAAGCTGGAGGTGACCGGCGAGTTTTGCGGGACCTGCGGTTCACAGATGGTGATCAAGAGTGGACGGTTCGGAAAGTTTCTCGCCTGTTCCAAGTATCCTGAGTGTAAAACAAGCCGCGCCATTTCGTTGGGGATTACCTGCCCCCTGTGCAACGGGAAGATTGCGGAACGGCGGACCAAGAAGGGGAGGGTCTTTTACGGTTGTACCAGTTATCCCAAATGCACCTACGCTACCTGGGATCGTCCTTTAAAGGAAGCCTGCCCTCAATGCGGTGCGACGTTTTTACTCCTCAAGTCTTCCAAGAAGAGTGGGGACAAGATCAGTTGTCCCAAGGAATGCGGTTTTACCCGCGAAGAGGGAAAGGTGTGAAAGAGTCGCAGGTGAAAGAGTTTTTGGAGGGATTGAGGCATGAAAAGAGGGCCTCGCCGCATACCGTCTTAAGTTATCGAAGGGATCTTGAAGAGTTTGAAAAATTTCTTTCGAAGGGTCGGGCCCTATCTACAGCCTCCGAATTGGATGTCCGTGGATTCGTCGGATTTCTGTTTTCTAAAAAGAATCAGGCCGCTTCCATTGCCCGAAAGATTTCTGCGATCCGGAGTTTCTACCGGTACCTTCAGAGAAAGGACCTGATTGCCCAGAATCCGGCCAAGAGAGTCCCGACACCCAAACTGCCCAAAAGGATGCCCAAGTTTTTGACCGTTGACGAGGTCGATGCGATCATGAAAAGCGCTTCCGGGTCCGATTGGAAACCGGTTCGGGACAGGGCGATCCTGGAGATGCTCTATGCCACCGGTCTGCGGGTGAGCGAGGTTGCCTCGCTGCACCTTGAGAATATCGATTTTAAAGAAGGGATCGTCCGGGTAATCGGCAAGGGTTCCAAGGAGCGGTTGACGATTATGGGGTCGCAGGCTCAATTGGCCCTTGAAAAATACCTATCAATCAGGGCAAAGGTACTGAAGAGGCCTGCTGAGGCGAGTTCCCTCTTTCTGAACAGAAAGGGGACTCTCCTGACACCGCGGAGTTTGGAACGGCTTGTTTCTTTTTATGCGCTCAAGGCGGGGATCATGAAAAGGGTGACGCCCCATATGTTCCGCCACAGTTTTGCGACCCATCTCCTGGATGGCGGAGCCGACTTGCGCGGGATCCAGGAACTTTTAGGACATGCCAGTCTTTCGACGACGCAAAAGTATACCCATGTGAGTCTGGATCGACTCATGGAGGTTTATGACAAAACACATCCGAGGGCTTAAAGAGGGAACGGGTCCTGTAATTCGTTCTACCACGATCCTCGCGGTCCGCCGCGACGGCCAGGTCGCCTTTGCCGGGGACGGTCAGGTCTCTCTGGGGAATACCGTTCTGAAATCAAAGGTGGTCAAGATCCGAGCGATGAAAGAGGGAAAAGTCCTGGCCGGTTTTGCCGGTTCTACGGCGGATGCCCTGACTCTCTTTGAAAAGTTCGAAAACAAGTTGGACCAGTTTAACGGCAATCTCACGCGGGCCGCCGTCGAGCTGGCCAAGGATTGGCGGACGGACAAGATCCTCCGGCGGTTGGAGGCGCTCTTGATCGTGGCTGACAAGGAAAAAACCTTTACCATTTCCGGGACCGGCGACGTGATCGAGCCGGATGATGGGGTGGCGGCGATCGGTTCCGGGGGGATGTACGCCCTGGCGGCGGCCCGTTCCCTGCTTCGTCATACAAAGTTGACGGCCCGTGAGATTGCCGAGGAGTCTTTGAAGATCGCTTCCGAGATTTGCGTCTTTACCAACAACCAGTTGACCATCAAAGAAATAACCAAATGAGTCAGTTTACCCCCAGAGAGATTGTTTCCGAACTCGACAAGTACATCATTGGTCAGAAGAATGCGAAGAGGGCGGTCGCGATCGCCCTTCGGAACCGCTGGCGTCGGCAACAGGTCCCGGAAGATTTGCGGGATGAGATCGCCCCCAAAAATATCATCATGATCGGGCCGACTGGTGTCGGGAAGACGGAGATTGCCCGGAGGATCGCCAAACTGGCCAATGCCCCCTTTATCAAGGTGGAGGCCTCCAAATTTACCGAAGTCGGCTATGTTGGCAAGGATGTGGAAAGCATGATTCGGGAATTGATGGATCTCTCTGTGAAGATGGTGCGGGAAGAGGAGAAAGAGCGGGTTCAGGTAAAGGCCCAGGAGTTGGCCGAAGAAAGGTTGCTGGATCTGCTGGTTCCGGTGGTGAATCGGAAGAGAAACACGCCGGCCTTTACCATGGCCGGGGTTCCGCCCCCCCCGGAAGTGGCGATTGAAGAAGAGGAAAATCGTGAAAAGGTAAAGGGGCTCCTCCGTTCCGGCAAGCTGGATGATCGTGTGATTGAAGTCGAAATCAGCTCCCCTCCGATGCAGATGGTCGAGATTATTTCTTCCGGAGGGGGTGGCATGGAAGAGATGGGGATGAATTTGAAGGATATGTTTGCCAATATCATGCCCAAATCGCGCAAGAAGAGAAAGATGAAGATCTCCGAGGCACTTCTGTTTCTGACTCAGGAAGAGGCGGCTAAACTGATTGATATGGATAATGTCACCCGCCAAGCGATCGAAAGGGTCGAACAGAACGGGATCGTTTTCTTCGATGAGATCGATAAGATTGCAGGACGGGAATCGGGGCATGGGCCGGATGTTTCGCGCGAAGGGGTTCAGAGAGATATTCTGCCGATCGTCGAAGGCTCCACAGTTTCCACCAAGTACGGGATGATCAAGACGGACCACATTCTTTTTATTGCGGCAGGGGCCTTTCATGTCTCCAAACCTTCCGACCTGATTCCGGAACTTCAGGGACGATTCCCGATCCGTGTGGAACTGGAGTCCCTGACCAAGGAAGATTTTGTCAAGATTCTCACGGAACCGGCAAATTCCTTGACAAAACAATGCATTGCCCTCATGAAGACGGAAGGTTTGACTCTGGAATTAACGGGTGACGCGTTGGAGGAGATCGCCAATTTTGCGGCACTGGTAAACGAGAGGACGGAAAATATCGGTGCGAGAAGATTGCACACCATCATGGAAAAGGTCCTGGACGAGATCTCATTTACGGCCCCTGAATCACGGAAGAAGGAGATCACTATCAATGCCAAATACGTCAAAGAAAGGCTGGCTGATGTCGTGAAGGATGTCGATTTAAGCCGGTATATCCTCTGATGGAAGCGCTTATTGAAAAAGCCTCCGTCTTGATGGAGGCGCTCCCGTATATCCGCAAGTTTTTTGGCAAGACAGTTGTGATCAAATACGGCGGCGCCGCGATGGTCGATGATTCCCTCAAAGAAGGGTTTGCCCGTGATGTTGTCCTGATGAAATATATCGGTCTGGAACCGGTGATCGTCCATGGCGGCGGTCCACAAATCGGAGAGTATCTCAAAAAGATGGGAATCGAGTCCAAGTTTCACAACGGTATCCGGATCACGGATGAGCAGACGATGGATGTTGTGGAGATGGTCCTGGTCGGCCTCATCAACAAGGAGATAGTGGCCCTCATCAACAAACAGGGGGGAAAGGCGGTTGGGCTTTCCGGTAAGGATGGTGGTCTGGTTCGGGCCAAAAAGGTCCCCAAAGAGAAGGTCACTTTTGACAAGGAAGGGGTCTCCGAGATTATTGATCTTGGCCGCGTCGGGAACGTCAAGGAGGTTAACACCGTTGTCCTTCAGGCATTGCAGTCCCAAAATTTTGTGCCGGTGATTGCCCCTGTCGGTGTAGATCAGGAGGGGGAGGCCTTGAATATCAATGCCGACTTGATGGCCGGCGCGATTGCCGGCGCCATGAAGGCCGAAAAACTGGTCCTCTTAACCGACGTGGACGGGATCAAGAATCGGGATGGCAAGCTCCTTTCGTCACTGAAAACCAAAGAGGTTCAAGGCCTCGTTGAAGAACAGGTGGTCCAGGGAGGGATGATCCCCAAGGTCAAGAGTTGTGTCAAGGCGTTGGAGGCCGGTGTGAAATCGGCCCATATCATTGACGGGCGTGTCCAGCATGCCCTTTTGCTCGAGATTTTTACCGACAAAGGTGTCGGAACGGTTATTGCATGAAGACCGATCAGATTATCGCCCTCTCCCAAAAATATATCATGAATACCTATCCGCGGATGCCGGTCGCTCCGGTGAAGGGAAAGGGGTGCTGGCTCTGGGATGCCGATGGAAAAAAATACCTCGACTTCTTTTCGGGGCTTGCCGTCACCAATTTGGGCCATGCCCACCCCCGCGTGAGTTACGCCATCTCCAAACAGGCGGGAGCTCTCCTTCATGTGAGCAATCTTTTTCAGATTGATCATCAGGCGGCGTTGGCCGAGAAATTATGCCAGAATTCTTTTGCCGATAAGGTTTTCTTTTGTAATTCGGGGGCAGAGGCGAATGAGGCGGCGGTAAAGTTGGCCCGGAAATGGGGAAAAACCCACAAGGACCCCGACTGTTACAAAATCATCACCATGGAAGGTTCATTTCATGGTCGAACGCTCGCGATGATCACCGCGACTGGTCAGGAAAAAATCAAAAGAGGCTTCGAACCACTCATCCCCGGTTTTCAATATGTCCCGTTTGGAGATATTGTATCTTTGAAGGAGAAAATGGACAACACAGTTTGTGCCGTCATGATCGAACCGATTCAGGGGGAAGGGGGGGTTCGGATGGCGTCGGTCGATTACTTCAAAGAGCTCCGTTCTCTTTGCAACGAAAAGAGGATCCTTTTGATTTTTGACGAGGTCCAAACCGGTATCGGTCGGACGGGGACCCTCTTTGCCTACGAACAATTGGGGATCGAGCCAGATATCATGACGATTGCCAAGGCTCTGGCCGGAGGACTCCCGGTCGGGGCGATGTTGGCGAGAGACTTTGTGGCCGATACCTTTCAACCGGGCGATCATGCCGCCACCTTCGGCGGCAATCCTTTTGTCACCTTTGTGGCAAGCACTGTCCTGGAGACCTTGTTCCAAGAGAGGCTTTTGGACAATGTCAGGGAAGTAGGGAGGTATCTCCGAAGCGGTCTGGAGGGATTGAAAAAGAGGTACCCTTTTATCAAGGAGGTGAGGGGACAGGGTCTTCTTCTGGGTTTGGAGCTGGAGACCGAGGCCAAGCCTCTTGTGATGGCCTGTCTCGAAAGGGGGCTGATCCTCAATGCCGCTCAGGAGAGGGTTTTGCGGATCCTCCCCCCGTTGATTGTGAGCAAAAAAGAGATTGATCAGGGGTTAAAAATAATGGATGAGGTCTTTAGAGGAATATGAAAAAGGATCTTCTCACTCTCTTGGATCTGGATGCGGAATCGCTTCACGCCATTCTGCAACAGGCCCGGTCTTTTAAGAAGGAAAGAAAAAAGCAAAAAACTTCCGATATCCTTAAGGGGAAAAACGTCGCCTTAATCTTTGAAAAACCGTCCACACGGACCAAGGTCTCTTTTGATATTGCGGTGAATGAACTCGGCGGACATTCGATCTATCTGGATGCCTCGTCCTCTCAGCTGGGAAGGGGGGAGACCTATTATGACACCGGCCAGGTTCTTTCGCGGTACGTCCACGGGATTGTCATGAGGACCTCGGCCCAGAAAAATCTTGAAGAGTTGGCCAGGGGGGCCTCGGTGCCGGTTATCAACGCCTTGTCCGATCTTTCGCACCCCTGTCAGATCATTTCAGATTTATTTACAATTCAAGAAGTTAATAAAGATTTATCAAAGTTAAAGATTAGCTATATTGGGGATGGAAATAATATCGCCAATAGTTGGATCACGGCCGCCATTCTAGTTGGCTTCGAGCTCAATATCGCAACCCCGGAAGGGTATGAACCGTCTGCTTCCATTCTCAAAGAGATCGGGAGAGAGAGGCATTCTCATATCCATATCGGCAACGATCCTGTTGTTGCCGTGAAGGAGGCCGATGTGATCAATACCGACACCTGGTTTTCGATGGGACAAAAGATTTTAGATGAAAAAAACAGGGTCTTTCAGTCTTTTCAGGTGAATGCCAAACTGCTCTCTCATGCCAAAAAGGGGGCGATCGTGTTGCACTGCCTTCCGGCCCACCGGGAAGAGGAGATTACGAGTGAGGTGATGGACGGCCCGCAATCCCGCATCTGGGATCAGGCGGAAAATCGATTGCATGTCCAGAAGGCTATTTTGGAAATATTATTGAAGAGGTAGGGGTGTCCGCCTCAGGCGAACGCCCGTACAAAAAGGAGTTTATGAAAAAAATCGTTTTAGCCTATTCCGGTGGACTCGATACCTCGATCATCCTCAGATGGCTCAAAGAGACCTACAGGGCGGAGGTGATCGCCTTTGTCGCCGACCTGGGGCAGGATGAGGATCTGGAAGCGGTTCGTAAAAAGGGGCTGGCGACTGGCGCCTCCAAGGTGGTGGTTGCCGATCTTCGGGAGGAGTTTGTCAAAGAGTTCGTCTTCCCAATGCTCCGGGCGAATGCCGTTTATGAGGGGAGTTATCTCTTGGGGACCTCTATTGCGAGACCTCTCATTGCGAAGGAACAGGTTGCGATTGCCCTGAAGGAAAAGGCCGATGCCGTTTCCCACGGGGCGACCGGCAAGGGGAACGATCAGGTCCGGTTTGAATTGACCTATTACGCGCTTTGTCCGGGGATTCAGGTGATCGCCCCCTGGCGTGACTGGGGTTTTAAAGGGCGGGCCGATCTGATCGCCTACGCCAAGAAAAACGGGATCCCGGTTCCGGTCACAAAGGCCAAACCATACAGCTCGGATGCGAACCTCTTTCATATCAGTTTTGAAGGGGGTATTTTGGAAGACCCCTGGAAGGAGCCCCCGGAAGAGATGTTTGTGATGAGCGTTTCTCCAGAGCAGGCCCCCAATAAACCAGAATATCTGGAGATCAACTATGAAAGGGGCAATCCGGTTGCGGTAAATGGCAAACAGCTTTCGCCGGCAGTGCTTTTAAAAAGGTTAAATGAGATCGGCGGCCGTCACGGGATCGGCCGGGTCGATCTGGTGGAAAACCGGTTTGTCGGGATGAAGAGCCGGGGGGTTTATGAAACACCGGGCGGGACCATCCTACACACCGCCCATCGTGCGGTAGAACAGTTGACGCTCGACCGCGAGGTCTTGCATCTCCGCGATTCCCTGATCCCCCGTTATGCTGAGCTGGTTTACTACGGCTTCTGGTTTTCCCCGGAGAGGGAGGCGTTGCAGACCCTCATTGATAAGGCCCAGGAGAATGTCATCGGTACAGCACGGCTCAAACTGTACAAGGGGAGCTGTCAGGTCGTCGGCCGAAAGTCGCCAAAATCTCTTTTTGATGCCAAAGTAGCCACCTTCGAGAAAGACTCCGTCTACAACCAGAAGGATGCCGAAGGATTTATCAAGCTGAACGCCCTCCGGCTGAAGACCCGTGCCCTTCTGAACCGCTAAATCCGTAATTTACAGCCCCTTCAAAAATCGGTACAATGGAGGTATGAGTAGCCGACGTGCCACTCCTACAGGTCCTCCTAGTCCTGGTGATCTGCTCCGCCAGCAGTACAAGGATCTCAAAAGCCGGGCCCCTAAACCTTCTGAGGTTGTGCACTATGCAGAATCCTGCCGGACCTTCAACCGGTCGGGGAGTGGCATTAAAGGGGCTGGTCGTGTTTTTTCAGATGAAGTGAACGATTTTATCAGAGAAACCTTAACTTTAGCTAATGGTTCCATCAATGCTGGGAGATTCGGGGATGCCGAGGCTTATTTGAACGCCGTTCGGGAGGCGCTGAACACAAGCCGGTGCCGAAAGCCGGAGATTGAAATACCCAGGCCGGTCGTACAAGAAGTTTCGAGACAACCGCCTCCCCCCAGACGCCGCGTGCCCCTTTCCCTGGCTCACTTTAGGGGATCAGACCAGCCGATCCGTCCGGAGGATTTACGAACCAATATTCGTGCCGAGGCGATCTTTGAGGAAGAAGGGGATGATCGGCGAGTCCGTGCCGTCTTTGACTGGAACAATCAGACCTACGTTGTCTTGGGCAATTCCATCCATCCTTTGGTGAGTGGGACCTTCTTGGATAGCTTGGCTCTTCAATCCAAACGTCCCTTTGGTGAAATTGTCAGCGACTTGAGAAACGAAGGGATCTTAGGCCGCTATCTCAAAGAGGGGTTTCGATTGGACGACCTTGATCTCTCAGGGGTCTAAGAAAAAATCGCATTCCACGTCAAACTCACACTCAAGGAGTCCCGCCAGTTTGCAGGCGTAACCGAACTCTCTAATAACTTCTGCAGGAACCAGCTCTCCGGCGGCGTAACAGACGCTTTGGAGCGAGGCGATGACCGGTTGGTAGGCCGCCTCTTTTTGTTCTCTTGGGATACCGGATCTCTCTACCCGTTGTTGCGTTTCATGCCATTGCCTGAGCGCCTCAACTCCCCATCCATGGGCAACGTCACGGAGAAATTGATCGGCGGTGGGGTAGAAGCAGGGGAG encodes:
- the xerC gene encoding tyrosine recombinase XerC, giving the protein MRFYPRRGKGVKESQVKEFLEGLRHEKRASPHTVLSYRRDLEEFEKFLSKGRALSTASELDVRGFVGFLFSKKNQAASIARKISAIRSFYRYLQRKDLIAQNPAKRVPTPKLPKRMPKFLTVDEVDAIMKSASGSDWKPVRDRAILEMLYATGLRVSEVASLHLENIDFKEGIVRVIGKGSKERLTIMGSQAQLALEKYLSIRAKVLKRPAEASSLFLNRKGTLLTPRSLERLVSFYALKAGIMKRVTPHMFRHSFATHLLDGGADLRGIQELLGHASLSTTQKYTHVSLDRLMEVYDKTHPRA
- the hslV gene encoding ATP-dependent protease subunit HslV; translation: MTKHIRGLKEGTGPVIRSTTILAVRRDGQVAFAGDGQVSLGNTVLKSKVVKIRAMKEGKVLAGFAGSTADALTLFEKFENKLDQFNGNLTRAAVELAKDWRTDKILRRLEALLIVADKEKTFTISGTGDVIEPDDGVAAIGSGGMYALAAARSLLRHTKLTAREIAEESLKIASEICVFTNNQLTIKEITK
- the hslU gene encoding ATP-dependent protease ATPase subunit HslU produces the protein MSQFTPREIVSELDKYIIGQKNAKRAVAIALRNRWRRQQVPEDLRDEIAPKNIIMIGPTGVGKTEIARRIAKLANAPFIKVEASKFTEVGYVGKDVESMIRELMDLSVKMVREEEKERVQVKAQELAEERLLDLLVPVVNRKRNTPAFTMAGVPPPPEVAIEEEENREKVKGLLRSGKLDDRVIEVEISSPPMQMVEIISSGGGGMEEMGMNLKDMFANIMPKSRKKRKMKISEALLFLTQEEAAKLIDMDNVTRQAIERVEQNGIVFFDEIDKIAGRESGHGPDVSREGVQRDILPIVEGSTVSTKYGMIKTDHILFIAAGAFHVSKPSDLIPELQGRFPIRVELESLTKEDFVKILTEPANSLTKQCIALMKTEGLTLELTGDALEEIANFAALVNERTENIGARRLHTIMEKVLDEISFTAPESRKKEITINAKYVKERLADVVKDVDLSRYIL
- the argB gene encoding acetylglutamate kinase, with product MEALIEKASVLMEALPYIRKFFGKTVVIKYGGAAMVDDSLKEGFARDVVLMKYIGLEPVIVHGGGPQIGEYLKKMGIESKFHNGIRITDEQTMDVVEMVLVGLINKEIVALINKQGGKAVGLSGKDGGLVRAKKVPKEKVTFDKEGVSEIIDLGRVGNVKEVNTVVLQALQSQNFVPVIAPVGVDQEGEALNINADLMAGAIAGAMKAEKLVLLTDVDGIKNRDGKLLSSLKTKEVQGLVEEQVVQGGMIPKVKSCVKALEAGVKSAHIIDGRVQHALLLEIFTDKGVGTVIA
- a CDS encoding aspartate aminotransferase family protein, which gives rise to MKTDQIIALSQKYIMNTYPRMPVAPVKGKGCWLWDADGKKYLDFFSGLAVTNLGHAHPRVSYAISKQAGALLHVSNLFQIDHQAALAEKLCQNSFADKVFFCNSGAEANEAAVKLARKWGKTHKDPDCYKIITMEGSFHGRTLAMITATGQEKIKRGFEPLIPGFQYVPFGDIVSLKEKMDNTVCAVMIEPIQGEGGVRMASVDYFKELRSLCNEKRILLIFDEVQTGIGRTGTLFAYEQLGIEPDIMTIAKALAGGLPVGAMLARDFVADTFQPGDHAATFGGNPFVTFVASTVLETLFQERLLDNVREVGRYLRSGLEGLKKRYPFIKEVRGQGLLLGLELETEAKPLVMACLERGLILNAAQERVLRILPPLIVSKKEIDQGLKIMDEVFRGI
- the argF gene encoding ornithine carbamoyltransferase — protein: MKKDLLTLLDLDAESLHAILQQARSFKKERKKQKTSDILKGKNVALIFEKPSTRTKVSFDIAVNELGGHSIYLDASSSQLGRGETYYDTGQVLSRYVHGIVMRTSAQKNLEELARGASVPVINALSDLSHPCQIISDLFTIQEVNKDLSKLKISYIGDGNNIANSWITAAILVGFELNIATPEGYEPSASILKEIGRERHSHIHIGNDPVVAVKEADVINTDTWFSMGQKILDEKNRVFQSFQVNAKLLSHAKKGAIVLHCLPAHREEEITSEVMDGPQSRIWDQAENRLHVQKAILEILLKR
- a CDS encoding argininosuccinate synthase, giving the protein MKKIVLAYSGGLDTSIILRWLKETYRAEVIAFVADLGQDEDLEAVRKKGLATGASKVVVADLREEFVKEFVFPMLRANAVYEGSYLLGTSIARPLIAKEQVAIALKEKADAVSHGATGKGNDQVRFELTYYALCPGIQVIAPWRDWGFKGRADLIAYAKKNGIPVPVTKAKPYSSDANLFHISFEGGILEDPWKEPPEEMFVMSVSPEQAPNKPEYLEINYERGNPVAVNGKQLSPAVLLKRLNEIGGRHGIGRVDLVENRFVGMKSRGVYETPGGTILHTAHRAVEQLTLDREVLHLRDSLIPRYAELVYYGFWFSPEREALQTLIDKAQENVIGTARLKLYKGSCQVVGRKSPKSLFDAKVATFEKDSVYNQKDAEGFIKLNALRLKTRALLNR